AAACTTAGAATTACCAAATCATAGTTCAAATAGCCATGAAAAGCTTTGATGTTATCTTTTGGAATTCTTTTGAGAGCGTTACCATCATCTCCTCTAAGCGGGAAATTATCTACATAAACGCCGTTGCCGGATTCGAGGCTTACTCCATAAAGTGCAGCCTGATTGTCTTTGTCAGCAGTAAGTTTGAATGATTTTGAACCTTTGTAGGTAATGTCAGTGACATTTACACCTTTTCCGGATTTGAATGGAGCTGAATTTTCGCCACCTTTATCAAATTCGTATTTGAAATTACCTGAACCTTCTGTGTAGAATACTCTCACTTTGTCGAAAGTTCTTACAGTTTTATATTTCCAGGTTGTTTCATACTTTACCCAGCTTCCGCTTTTTGGAACAAAGACTCCACCGGAAATACCTGCGCCTCTTTTAGGGTTGCCGTTGATTACGAGCTGTGAGTCCCAGTTTCCCGAAAAATCAAGTTTCGTGGTTGCTCTGTATGCTTTATCCTGAGTAGTAATTGCAACAAAACCGACACCGGTTCCGCCGAATTTCTCCTGAAGTGCTTCGCGGAAATCTGCACAAATATTGTCACCTTCAATGGCTGAATCTCCAAAATAAGCAATTCTTACAGTACCGCTTTTTGAGCCCTTTAAAGCAGAGGCAAATCCTTTAAGCTGGGATGTGTTTCCCGAAATGGGTACTTTCGATTGTAAATCACCCTCAATTCTAAGCTCAGAACTGTAATTCTCGACACTTAAAACATCGTTGTTCACGAGTACGCCATAAGCATCAGCGAGCCCTCTGAAATAGTTGTATTCATCAATTCTTTGAGTTATCTCGTCAGCTTTTACATCCGAAAGAACATCCACTTTCTTGGTTGTAAAAGGACCGATTTCGATTCCTTCGGGGATGTAAGTAAAACCGTACATGGTAATAGCGGCGATTGCCAACAGGAGGAAAGACCGAAATCCGGCAAATTTGTTTGACATGTTATTCTCCATATTAAATTGTTTTCGGTTAACGAAAAATGAGGTCTGATTTAAATACAAATTTAATAAATTATTCCGATAAATCGCATTATATTAGCAAACAAGATTGCAAAATAATCCATTAAAAGTCATGAAATCAAAAACTTCGCTTCTAATTTGTACTATCGTATTACTTTTAAGTTCCCTCGGCTTTGCCCAATCGACGGTTTACCGTGTTACATTCGATGAGGAAATCTCACTTTCTCTCGTTCCCTACCTAAAAAGGGCACTTGAACTGGCAACAAAAGAGAAGGCAGATGCTCTGATAGTCGAGATAAACACCTTTGGCGGCAGAGTTGACGCTGCCACGCAACTGAAAGACCTGCTGATTGATGCAAAAATTCCTACCCTGGCTTTTGTTAATAAGAGAGCCATTTCTGCGGGTGCACTCATTACCCTCTCCTGCAAAAAAATTGCCATGGCACCCGGAAGCACGATGGGAGCCGCGACGGTGGTTGACCAGGAGGGTAAAAAAGGATCTGAAAAATATCAGTCGTATATGCGGGCTGAGATGAGATCTACGGCACAAAAAAACGGCAGAAATCCTAAAATTGCTGAGGGCATGGTCGACGAAAGAATTGTAATACCCGGGCTGGTGGATTCCACACAACTGGTCTCGCTCGATGATGTCGAGGCAGTGAACCTGAAAATGGCTGACACAATAGTCGGTTCGGCAAAAGCTGCGGCAGAGGCTTTTGGTTACTCCAATCCCCTGATCATCGATGTGAAAACCAACTGGGCTGAAGAATTCGTACGATTTTTGAACAACCCGATAATCGCCTCCCTGCTTATAATGCTCGGACTCGCGGGTATATATACTGAAATCAAAACTCCCGGATTCGGTGTGCCGGGTATTCTTGGCATTGTATTTCTCACTCTGTTTTTTGGATCTTCTCTAATTCTTGATCTGGCTTCATGGTTCGAAGTGGTGCTTTTTATCTTGGGCCTTGCAGCTATTCTGGTTGAAATATTTCTGATTCCCGGATTTGGAGTTGCCGGTGTGGTCGGTATTCTCCTTATGATCGCTTCCCTCTTCTTTTCCCTGGTTAATACCGAAGGATATTTCGACTCTTCCCTTATTCAGATGGCTATTATTCAATTGGGGTCGGCAATTTTTGGATTCTTTTTCCTCGGATTTCTTGCTTACAAGTTCCTTCCAAACACCAGGACATTCAAGGCTTTCGTACTGGATACAGAATCGGGTTCAAAAACCGGCTTTACTTCTGCTCCTGATTATTCCGGACTCGTTGGAAAGGAAGGTACAGCGCTTACTGTCCTGAGACCTGCAGGCACAGCTTTGATTGAGGAAAAGAGGTACGATGTTGTAACTCAGGGAGATTATATCGAAAAGGACTCACCCCTCAAAGTAATTATGGTGGAGGGTGTAAGAATAGTGGTTCAGAAACGGATGTAAAAAAAAAGGCTGCCGGATAATCGATATCGGGGCAGCCTCTTAAGAATAACTTACTCAGTTGAGATTATTTAATTTTCTCAACTATGTTCACGATGAGTGATTTTTTAACACTCGTGAATGGAATCTTTTTACCTGTTTTGTCGGGTATCTCACCGCTGAAAGCGATTTCCTCAACAAGATTTGTTCTTGACTTCTGAAGTTTGCCTTCTTTATCATTGTAGTAAACCTTGCCGCCACCGGTAATCAAGCTTTTATCAACTTTGATTCCCTGCTGTGCGAGTTCGGGATTAAATTCATACGATGCATCATATCCTGCATCAATTATGGAAATGTCGCTACCGTTGAATTTACCTTTTTCTTTAAGCGTGTAAAGCTGTGTAGCATTCAACTGGTACATCCTGCTGGGATCTGCAACGGGTGGTTTTTTGTCACTATAGGTCTCATTGGCTTTAAGGCTGCCATTCGAAAAGTTTCTAAACACCTGAAGAATCATTCCCTTAAGATTCTCTGCAACTTCAGTGGTTGCCATTTCTCTCTGCTGTGCAGAAATTGAATCTTTACCATTTGTTTTTGGAAGTGCATTGTCAACAATTTTATCGACTTTGTAGACTTCGCGAATTGTCCCTTTTTTATCGATTCTTGCCATAAAAGAATTACCGGATAAAGCCTCATAGAAGCCAAAATCGATTCTGCTTGTGGAATCGAGTTTGTCACCCGTTTTATACTCTTTTACGGTACCGTTTAGATCTGATTTCACATATACGCTTCTGGTTGTTACTTCAACCTCTGCTATTGTATCTTTGTCAACATCCTTCACTTCAAAATCGATAATAAGTACATTTCTCTGATCAACTTTTTGCGAAATGACGGTATCAGCCTTCATATCCTGTGTAATTTTGTTGATAAAAGCCACTTTGTAAGTGAACTTATCTCCTTTTTCCAGTTTGTAACCGAAAGTTGTAACACCTTCTGCGGCTTTTACATCTTCCACTTTGAGATAATTGGTATCTATTTCTGTGGCACCCTGAACGGCTTCAGAACCTTTTTCTCCACATCCCGAAAGAATCACGACGGAAGACAGAACGAATATTGAAAACATTAGTTTTCTTAATAACATGTTGTTACCTTAAGTTAGTGTATAATAAATACTTGTTTCTAAGTTGCATGAACTGCTGCAGCTCCGGTTTGTAACCTTGAACAACAGCCTCCCACCCTGACTTTTCCAAAACTTCCCTGATCCCATTTTTCCCGGCTTTACCGCTGAATCCTTTTTCCCTGATTTCAAATTTTCCCGGATAAGCCTTTAACAAATGATCAAGGAGGAAAAAACCGAATTTCACAGACTCGAATTCAGGAGTTGTTTCTTTTATTCTTACCCCGTTGCATTTTTCATTCAAATACTTGGGCTTGGTCGCTGCAGCACTTTCACGGGGAGTAAATTCAACTGTTTCCACTTTTTTGATGCCGGGGAATCGTGAGATCGCTTCAGCCAGTTCGCCTGAATTTACAAATGGAGCTCCAAAGATCAGAAACGGATCCTCGGTTCCCCTCCCTTCCGAGAGATTCGTATTCTCAAGAAGACAGTTACCGGGATATACTTTTGCCGCAAGTACCGACCTTAGATTCGGTGACGGATTCAACCATTTCATGCCTGTAGAGTCAAATTCCGTCTCTCTGTAATAACCTTTCATCCTGACAACATCGACATCACACTTAATCTCTTTTCTCTTTAGAATATCATCCTTAAAAAAGAGTGCAAGTTCGCCGACGGTCATCCCATGCGCAATGGGCAATGCTGTTATACCGACAAATGAAAAAAGAGACTCGTCAACAATTGGACCATCCACATATGTGCACGCGATGATATTCGGTTGATCGATAACCAGCACCGGTATCCCTTTTTCACCACACGCTTCCATTACATAATAGAGGGTTGAAATGTATGTGTAGAATCTAACTCCGACATCCCTTATTGAGAAAAGCATGACATCAACCCCGGCGAGCATTTCAGAGGTTGGTTTTTTTGTCGCCCCATATAACGAATAAACCGGCAATCCCGTTTTTTCATCTTTGGAATCGTCTATTTTCTTTCCTGCAGCCGCATCACCACGGAAACCATGCTCAGGACCAAACACAGCAGTAATTTTGATCTTCTTATCGAAATGGAGAGCATCTACGAGATGTTTACCATCTGCCGTAATCGCAGAATGATTTGTTACCACTCCAACCCGTTTTCCTGCAATCTCCGGGACCTTCTCTTCAAGAAACACATCAACACCGTTTTTGAATTTCTCTTTTTCAGAAGCATTTAACGATGTATCTGATCCTGATTCTGTATTTCTTTGACATCCGAATAAAGTAAAAGGAAGGAGAAGAAAAAAAACAGCCACAGAAATCCTGATCAAAGCTTCTCCATAATTTTGTGCTTAGCCATAGCCCATGCTGCAAGTGTCATACCATCAAATATTTTTCCTTGGTAGACCATCGCTTCAAACATGGGAATGAGAATTTCCACTACCCTTAATTCCTCTGTATCGTCCGGGTTCTTCATGTCAGGGACAAGGTCTCTTGCAAAATAAACGAAACAGTTTTCGTTCGTCACACCGTTAAATGGACAGAATTTGCCGATTTTTGTCATTTTTTTTGCAGAAAAACCGGTTTCTTCCCTTAATTCGAGCATAGCAGTTTCCTCAGGTGTCGAACCTGTTTTAATTCCGCCACACGGAAACTCAAGAGAAAACCTCTTGTTCAAATAACGGTATTGTTCCACGAGAAGCAGGTTACCTTCGTCATTTACAGGAATGACCATTGAAGAGCCGTTAGTATCCACATAATAATATTTTCCTTTGAAACCCGTTGAGGGGATTACAAAATCATCAATGCGGTAATTCCAGAAAGGATTTCTGTGATACTCCCGGCTCTTAAGTTTTTTCCAGCGGGAAATTGGCATTAAAGAGGGTAGTTATTCAACCGTTCATCACGGGAAAAGAAATGAGAAATCTCTATAAGTGCATTTTCATCGCTGTCGGAACCGTGCACAGCATTTTCAGCTTTACCGCCGGCATATTTTTTTCTGATTGTGCCCTCTTCTGCTTGTGCAGGGTCTGTTGCTCCGATCAGTTTTCTGAAATCAGCCACTGCATTTTCTTTTTCGAGCATTAATGGAACACATGGTCCTGATGACATGAATTCAACCAGCTCACCGTAGAAAGGTCTCTCTTTGTGAACTTCGTAGAATCCTTTTGCTGAATCCGCGCTCATTCTTGTCATTTTCATCGCTTTTACTTTGAATCCGGCTTCGGTTATCATTGTGATAATTTGACCGATATAATTGTTTCTTACTGCATCAGGTTTAATGATTGCAAAAGTCAGATTGCTCAATATTTTCTCCTAAAATTTAGATTTATGCGTTAACTTTTTTCTTTGATTTGGCATCGAGTGCCTTTTTCATTGTGATACCAATCTCTGCGGGCGAATTTACAACTTTGATACCTGCTTTTTTCATCGCTTCCATCTTTTCGGCGGCAGTACCTTTACCTCCGGAGATAATTGCACCGGCATGTCCCATTCTTCTTCCGGGAGGTGCAGTCTGTCCGGCAATAAATCCTACGACAGGTTTTTTCACATTCTTTTTGATAAATTCGGCAGCCTCTTCTTCAGCGGATCCGCCGATCTCACCGATCATCACGATTCCCTCGGTTTCAGGATCTTCATTGAACAGTTTGATAATGTCAATGAATCTTGAACCAATGACGGGGTCTCCACCAATTCCGACACAGGTTGACTGTCCGATACCGAGATCACTTAATTGCTTTACGGCTTCATAAGTCAAAGTTCCTGAACGGGAAACAACACCAACATTACCCGGTTTATGGATGAAACCGGGCATAATTCCAATTTTCCCTTTCCCGGGGGAAATAACACCGGGGCAGTTTGGTCCGATCAGCACGATACCTTTTTGTCTGATCAGATGATAAACAGGAATCATATCAGCCGCAGGAATTCCTTCGGTAATGCATATGATCACTTTTATTCCTGCGTCTGCAGCTTCAAGTATTGCATCTGCAGCGAACGATGCAGGGACAAAAATCACAGAAGTGTTGGCTTTTGCAATATCCACTGCTTCCTGAACTGTATTGAATACGGGTATTCCCTCAAACTCAGTTCCACCTTTTCCGGGTGTTACTCCCGCAACCACTTTTGTCTTATATTCCACCATTTGTCTGGTGTGAAAAGATCCCTCTCCTCCCGTAATCCCTTGTACCACAAGGCGGGTTTTCTTGTCAACAAGAATGCTCATATTCGTATCCTTTATTCTGCAAAATTTTCAAAATAATCATGCAAGATAACTATTTGTAAAGAATTAATTTATCTGAAAAAAAAAGGCTGCCCGTTTTACCGGGCAGCCTTGGGTTCCAAAATATTTTTGGATTATTGCATCACTGCATTATTGGATTATTTCACGAGCATCATTTTTTTTGTGCTGCTGAATTTTCCTGCATCTATCTTGTAAATGTAGACGCCTGTAGGAAGTGCTGCAGCGTCAAAGCTGACTTCATATTCACCTGCGGTTTTTACCTCGTTGAGTATGGTTGCTACCATCTCTCCAGTAATCGAGTAAACCTTTATTGTGACAGGGCTTTCAGTTGGAATCGCAAATCTTATAATCGTCGAAGGATTAAAAGGATTCGGGTAATTCTGTGAAAGGTTGTATTCTACCGGTACTGTGGCACCTGTGGTCTTGACAGACATTGGTGAGTCGAGTGAGTAGAGTACTCCATTTTCTGTTCCCGCCCATACGATATTCGAAGAAGGTGTTGAGAATACCGAACCGGCACCGAGACCTGAGAGTCCCAGGTTAGTCCAAGTGCTTCCATTATCTGAGCTTCCAAAAATACCATTTGACCATGAAGCCGCATAAACATTGTTGTTTGCATCTGTCGTTACTCCATAAATGAATGCCTGTCCGACCGGTGTGGAGGTCCAGGTATTCCCGTTGTTTGTTGATCTGATGACACCGGCACCATATGTTCCGGCATAAATATTTCCATTTGGTGAAATTGCAAGTGCCCAAATGTGAGGGAAACCTGAGTTAAGATCTGTCCAGGCTGCTCCACCATTGGTTGACTTGATGATACCACCACCGAATGATCCGGCATATATGTTTCCGGAGGCATCTATTGCGAGTGCATGAATTGCAGTACTTAACACACCGGTATTCAATGATGTAAATGAGGCACCATGATCTGCTGATTTAAGTACTCCGAATCCCCATGTACCTGCATAAAGGTTGCCTGACTGATCAATCTTTATCGCCCTGACATCTTTGCCTGTGAGCGAAGTCAGCGACCATGAAGTTCCACCGTTGGTTGATTTGAACAATCCCTGTTCTGTTCCTGCATATATGGTTCCGGATGCATCCACTGCGATTGACCAAACATAGCCAACAGTCATCGTTGGATTGATTCTCTCAAATGTTGAGCCATTTTTCCTGTATATCTTTCCACCGATCGTGCCAACAAGCAGATTACCATTGTTGTCAGAGGTGATTGCCCAGATAAATTCGTTACTCATAAACTGACCCTGGGTTGTCCAGTTGCCGGTTCCTGATCCCGAACTTCCACCTGATCCGCCTGAGCCACCCGATCCACCAGTGTAGTTGAACAGGTGAACTGTAACAGAGGCATAGTCATCTTCTGTGTTGATACCATTGTTCGGTGTGGAATCAGGATCATACTGATCTGAATGAGTTATTTCAGCAATATTCATCACATTTGCATCTACAGGAATGTTACCTGTGAATCCGGTATTGTTCATCTGTCCCTGACCTGTGAAGTTCTTGCAGATCATCTGACCGTTAATAACACCGGTAACGAAGTTCATGTCTGCTTTTGGAGCAAGTATGGAACCCCGTATGTCAATTCCCTGTATGGTAACGCTTGTAGCCTGATGGAAATTGTAAAGTACATTGCTTATCGAAGTGCCGGTAACTGTAAGACCACCTCTCCAGCTTACACTGGTTCCGCTAATGTTTATGAGTACCACAGAACCGTTTGGCACATTGATTGCCATATTGTTTGCCTGTGAAAGCTGTGCACCGTCAACATTGAAGACATTAAGAAGTGGATGAGTTCCGTTCAGTTCCAAACCACCCCACTGGAAAGTTACATTTCCATTTGCAGGATAATTTGAGAGTGAGGTAGATAAATTCAAGAGATAAGAGGAAGCTGCTGCGAAATCGACAACACTTCCTTGTCTTAAAGAACCGTTGTTGATGCTTACTGCATTGATCGGAAGATTTGTTGAATGACCGTAAACAACATTTCCTGAATAGACAGCACCCGAAATGTAGGTAAGATCGTTACCTACTACAAGAACATCTTCGGTTCCGGGAGCAAATGTCAGTTTGTCACCAACACTGTACCCGGCAAAGTGTGCATTATGACCGACAGCAACTTTTCCTTCTGTATCGGATGAAGGCTGGAATGCATCATTCAATACAAACAGGTTGTAGCCAGTTGCAGGTCCAAGATTGAAATAGTTTGAGTTTAATGACTGAAGATTTACGGTTGTTGTCATTTGAAGGGTTGCAGAAGCTCCGTTTGCAAGGCTTCCTACCGTCCACACTCCTGTGTTGCTGTTGTAGCTTCCCTGTGATGCTGAAGCGGAATTGAAAGTCAAGCCCGAAGGAAGATGATCAGTTACTGCAACATTAGTTGCTCCGCTCAAACCATGATTGGTAACTGTAATGGTGAACGAGATAACATCACCGTGGTTACCACTTGTGGAAGAGGCGGTTTTTGAAATGCTTAAATCTGCTGATGAAACCCATGTAACACTTGCATTGGTTGTCACGGTTGTATTCACAGGAGTTGCCAAAACGATTTTTTGCTGATCGTTTGGTCTTGTTTTGTGAATGTAGCGGGTTCCCTGTGGAATTATATGATGTGCAGTGGCTGAAACAGTTGCGGTATTTTGTGAGCCCTGGGTAAGTATCAGATTGCTGACTGTTCCGGTTGCATCTGTAACTGCGGATGAGAAATTTAAACTTCCTGAAGTCGATGTAAAACCAACATTCACTCCCTGCATTGTCTGAAAGGATGCGTTATACGCTGTCAGGTTAAATACTGCATTCTGTCCAACAGGAATCGATTGTGTTCCGGGATTAAAAAGCAGAGTTGAGAGTATCGATCCGCTGTTCGAATTTGCATTCGCATCGGCAATAATGCTCAAAGCTCTGTTTTTGATTGTTGAATTTGTTACTGTACTTGCGTCAACTCCATCACTAAAGTGCCAGATTGCGATCTGAATTGCTGCAGCTTCAGTTGCCGTTGGAGTTCCTGTAAAAGGAGCATAATTATTTAAAATGTAGGAAATATACTGATTGGTTGGACCATCATCAGTATATTCGTTTGGGGAGGAAGTCGACCAGGTAGCAAGCCAATGCGAAATGTCGATGCAATAGAACTTGGCTGCAGTCCCGTTCAAGTCTCCGTTAAGAGTTCCTGCCCAGACATTCATTGTTGTCCCGATTGGGAACTGGAAACTGACATTTTGTCCTGTTCCGGTTCCAAAAACCCTTACAGTAGTGCCGGATGACATCACAGGTGGTGTGACCGGGACAACTGAAGGTTTGTTTGAGATTGAATCAGGTACCACTGCGAAAAGTTGTGATACTGTGATTGATAAAAACAGAATAAAAAGGTTGATTCTTTTCACTTTTTGACCTCATGTGATTAAAATTCGAATCACAATGTTCAAAAAGCGTGCCAAACTCTTATTTCACTTGTTATTACATGATTTAGTACGCGAAGGGGTTATGAAGCAATGTTTGATGTGTATTATTTTGAGATTAATGGATTTACGCTGAATCAAAATGGACAGCCGCGAAAAGAGGTCTGAGAGGTGTTAGCGGCAGGATTTATGCAGTTTTAAGTGTTTTATTAAATTTTGCTGATTTTAATGCCTCATTATGAGACATTATTGTAAAATAAACTCCAGAACATCACGGTTAAAATATTCCGGTTGTTCGAACTGGATAAAATGCCCTGTTTCGTCGTAAGTCTTTATCGTAAAATTAGAAATCCTGGAACGGAATGTTTCGATGATATCCTTAGGGGTCAACCAGGGATGGACGAATGTATTTGGAATCAGTTTGTCATGCTCGCCGAAGATTCCTAAAGCAGGAGTTCTAATTGCATCGAGCCGGTAAGGTACATCGGAATTAATTACCCCGAGAGCACTTCGTGCAATTATTGTGGCATGGAGCCGGAATTCAGATGAATTTCTTATCGCTGTACGGTCGTCGATCATGAATTGTGCGTCTAGAGGGAAGTTTTGGAAGTTAACCTTAACATTATTGGCTATCTGCTGTTCATTATTGGAGATTATCTTATCTGCATTCAAATAACTTTCAATCAGGAGCTTTTCATCATCCGAATAGGTTTCGGCTCCACCCGGAGCAACAAGAACCATTTTGTTAATCTTGTCGGAGTGATCAATCGCCAGTTTTAATGCTATAACACCTCCCATTGAATGTCCACATACTGTAAATTTATCATAGCCCAAAATTTTCATCAGTTCAATGATTACTGAAGCATAGTAGTCCATGGTTGCCGGATGGAGAATTTTGGAAGATTTACCATAACCGGGCAGGTCAACAGCAATGCAACGGAAGTGTTTTGAGAGGAAGTCCAGATTTTTATTCCAGGCTGGGATGTAACTGCCAAGACCGTGAAGGAATACGACGGGTTCGCCATCGCCCATGTCAGTATGGGCGATGACGGTTCCCGCTTCAATTTCGGTTTTCGTTATCTCAAACTTATAGTTGAGGTTTTCGAATTCCATTACTTTATGAAATCGAGTATGGCTTTATTGACTTCAGAGGCTTTTTCTATTATCAACATGTGTCCGCATTGATCGATTTCAACCAGCTTGCTGTTTGGAATTTTAGCAGCACCGGGTTTGAAGATATCTTCAGTGAATCCGGGATTAAGATACGGATTAGGGATAAGTCCATCCTGTTTTCCATAAACAATAAGTGTCGGCACAGTAATGTTTTGGAGCCTGTTCCAGGTGGGTTCGTCAAGCATCGCACCTACGCATTTCAGCACCGCATAAGTGAATTCCTTCATCTCAGTGGCTTTTGCGTTTCTGGCACGCTCCTCCACCATCCATTCCCATTTGTCATCCCAACTGTAAAAATTACTCGCCAGATTTCTTCTGATACCGTCTTCTGGGTTCAGGCGAACACCTTTGGGAGTCAGTGCGTTTCTAAGCCACTCCCCTTCCCCGTACTGGAATCGTTCAAAACCTGCCGGGGCAGCAAGAACGATGCTTTTAATCAATCCGGGGTATTTCAGGGCGAAAATCATCGAAATCTGCCCACCCATCGAGTGACCAACTAATGAAACATTTTTCAGTTTGAGAGTTTCGATCAATTTTTTGACCGTTTCAGCATAAAAACTGAGAGTATAAGGGTAATCACCTTTTTGTGATTTGCCGTAACCGGGAAGATCGACAACAATTACTCTGTGTTTTTTTGCCAGCTCGGGAGCAACATATCTCCAGAATCCGGCGTTGCTTGCCAAGCCGTGAATCAGAATCAATGTGTTGTCACCCGACCCAAGGTCAGCATAAGCCACAGACGGATTTTCGAGAACGGTCTTCGTTGGATATGAGTAATCGACATCCTGAAATTGAAGTGCCGGTGCATCTGTGTATTTAAAGCCCGCACATCCTGTAAAAAGGAAGAGTCCTGTAAGCGCAATTGCAAATATTTTTTTCATCGTTTCCTCCTTTAGAACATGAGCCAGCTAAGCGTTGTAAAAAATGTCCAAGGGTCTTTCGGTTTCTCTCCGGTATATGTCGAGAGCGGAGAATCGTAAAAATCACCTGTCATCATATAGGCTCCATGCACTCCGATTGTGAGAAAGACTTTGAGATTGTACTTCATTTCAAAGTTAATTTCACTCCCCATGAAGTTCCCGCCGCCTTTTAGACTGTTGTTCGAAAGAGCTGCAGCAAATCCGACTTTGCCGTAAAGTTTGTTAGGAATAAAATCTTTGTAAAAGTTGAGGAATCCCGCTGTGACACCAAGACCCATGTTGGAAATGTCGTGCACTGCCGAATAGTATCTGTTAACGACCTGAGGATCGGGGAAAAGAAGGAAGGCTCTGTGATTGGAATAGATTCCAACGGGTGAACCGTAAACATTTCCGGTAATTACAGATGAAAGAGTTCCATCAGCTACTCCGTTTGCATCTCCCGAAGTGTACAATGCCTCGAAAGAAACTTTATCGTTGGCTGTCATACCATATTTGTACTGAACTGATGCATTTGCAGAGAAGCCAAAAATATCTGATATTTTGCCATTGGAACTTCCAACAGTATCAAGGATACCAAAATTTGACATAAAGAATCCGTCGATCCACCAGCGGGAAGCTAAAAAGTCGCGGTTCCATGCGAAATGACCACCGAGCCAGCCAATGTGTCCCTCATATTTTTGATTTACACCGGGGAATTTTACTCTGGTTGCACCATTGTAATCAGCGAGAGCAGAGTTCAATCCTTGGCCAAGAATCGATATGCCACCACCGCCTTTGCCCTTATCATAAACATACCAGGCGTCTATTCCTGCTTCAA
This region of Bacteroidota bacterium genomic DNA includes:
- a CDS encoding GDSL-type esterase/lipase family protein — translated: MSNKFAGFRSFLLLAIAAITMYGFTYIPEGIEIGPFTTKKVDVLSDVKADEITQRIDEYNYFRGLADAYGVLVNNDVLSVENYSSELRIEGDLQSKVPISGNTSQLKGFASALKGSKSGTVRIAYFGDSAIEGDNICADFREALQEKFGGTGVGFVAITTQDKAYRATTKLDFSGNWDSQLVINGNPKRGAGISGGVFVPKSGSWVKYETTWKYKTVRTFDKVRVFYTEGSGNFKYEFDKGGENSAPFKSGKGVNVTDITYKGSKSFKLTADKDNQAALYGVSLESGNGVYVDNFPLRGDDGNALKRIPKDNIKAFHGYLNYDLVILSFGLNSVDKVKNTTNYEKEFTDVVNHIKSAMPGVPILIVGVGDKGKKVGSKFETNDMVKKLVTVQKNVASKAGVAFWDLFAAMGGEGAMERWGKDKLTTADMTHLSAEGYKKVARMLFDALMDYYGKN
- a CDS encoding nodulation protein NfeD, producing MKSKTSLLICTIVLLLSSLGFAQSTVYRVTFDEEISLSLVPYLKRALELATKEKADALIVEINTFGGRVDAATQLKDLLIDAKIPTLAFVNKRAISAGALITLSCKKIAMAPGSTMGAATVVDQEGKKGSEKYQSYMRAEMRSTAQKNGRNPKIAEGMVDERIVIPGLVDSTQLVSLDDVEAVNLKMADTIVGSAKAAAEAFGYSNPLIIDVKTNWAEEFVRFLNNPIIASLLIMLGLAGIYTEIKTPGFGVPGILGIVFLTLFFGSSLILDLASWFEVVLFILGLAAILVEIFLIPGFGVAGVVGILLMIASLFFSLVNTEGYFDSSLIQMAIIQLGSAIFGFFFLGFLAYKFLPNTRTFKAFVLDTESGSKTGFTSAPDYSGLVGKEGTALTVLRPAGTALIEEKRYDVVTQGDYIEKDSPLKVIMVEGVRIVVQKRM
- a CDS encoding DUF6263 family protein, producing the protein MFSIFVLSSVVILSGCGEKGSEAVQGATEIDTNYLKVEDVKAAEGVTTFGYKLEKGDKFTYKVAFINKITQDMKADTVISQKVDQRNVLIIDFEVKDVDKDTIAEVEVTTRSVYVKSDLNGTVKEYKTGDKLDSTSRIDFGFYEALSGNSFMARIDKKGTIREVYKVDKIVDNALPKTNGKDSISAQQREMATTEVAENLKGMILQVFRNFSNGSLKANETYSDKKPPVADPSRMYQLNATQLYTLKEKGKFNGSDISIIDAGYDASYEFNPELAQQGIKVDKSLITGGGKVYYNDKEGKLQKSRTNLVEEIAFSGEIPDKTGKKIPFTSVKKSLIVNIVEKIK
- a CDS encoding DUF1343 domain-containing protein, which translates into the protein MAVFFLLLPFTLFGCQRNTESGSDTSLNASEKEKFKNGVDVFLEEKVPEIAGKRVGVVTNHSAITADGKHLVDALHFDKKIKITAVFGPEHGFRGDAAAGKKIDDSKDEKTGLPVYSLYGATKKPTSEMLAGVDVMLFSIRDVGVRFYTYISTLYYVMEACGEKGIPVLVIDQPNIIACTYVDGPIVDESLFSFVGITALPIAHGMTVGELALFFKDDILKRKEIKCDVDVVRMKGYYRETEFDSTGMKWLNPSPNLRSVLAAKVYPGNCLLENTNLSEGRGTEDPFLIFGAPFVNSGELAEAISRFPGIKKVETVEFTPRESAAATKPKYLNEKCNGVRIKETTPEFESVKFGFFLLDHLLKAYPGKFEIREKGFSGKAGKNGIREVLEKSGWEAVVQGYKPELQQFMQLRNKYLLYTNLR
- a CDS encoding NUDIX hydrolase, with the protein product MPISRWKKLKSREYHRNPFWNYRIDDFVIPSTGFKGKYYYVDTNGSSMVIPVNDEGNLLLVEQYRYLNKRFSLEFPCGGIKTGSTPEETAMLELREETGFSAKKMTKIGKFCPFNGVTNENCFVYFARDLVPDMKNPDDTEELRVVEILIPMFEAMVYQGKIFDGMTLAAWAMAKHKIMEKL
- the ndk gene encoding nucleoside-diphosphate kinase; protein product: MLSNLTFAIIKPDAVRNNYIGQIITMITEAGFKVKAMKMTRMSADSAKGFYEVHKERPFYGELVEFMSSGPCVPLMLEKENAVADFRKLIGATDPAQAEEGTIRKKYAGGKAENAVHGSDSDENALIEISHFFSRDERLNNYPL
- the sucD gene encoding succinate--CoA ligase subunit alpha; its protein translation is MSILVDKKTRLVVQGITGGEGSFHTRQMVEYKTKVVAGVTPGKGGTEFEGIPVFNTVQEAVDIAKANTSVIFVPASFAADAILEAADAGIKVIICITEGIPAADMIPVYHLIRQKGIVLIGPNCPGVISPGKGKIGIMPGFIHKPGNVGVVSRSGTLTYEAVKQLSDLGIGQSTCVGIGGDPVIGSRFIDIIKLFNEDPETEGIVMIGEIGGSAEEEAAEFIKKNVKKPVVGFIAGQTAPPGRRMGHAGAIISGGKGTAAEKMEAMKKAGIKVVNSPAEIGITMKKALDAKSKKKVNA